The genomic interval TCCGTCCTTCGGCGTGCGGAGGGTGGATCTGCCGACGTGGATCGCGCGCCATCCGAACCGAGCTCCGGCGATGTGAGGGCGCCCGGCGGCGGTTGGCCATCCGCCGCTGCGCCACGGATACGAGCTGGGAAAACTTCCACGCGTGGCCGACTGCTTATCGAGCCTGGCCGTGGCGGCTCCGCGGCATACCACCTCGATCGATCGTGCATTTTGGGCCGAACGATCAAGCCCCCTTACGGTATGCTCGGTGAAAGATGCGCAGTTCATCGATCGAAACGCTATCATCCGTTTGGCAAAAGCGGCGACCCAGGCGGGCGGCACCTGTCTCGGTGCGCGATCTCCCGCGTGTCAGCCCGCATGCGGCGACGGTAGCGTGAAGCCCGGCAGTGGCGGTTCCGTAGCTCGGCCCGGCGCAATCGCTGCGCGCCGCACGCATCTCCCTCCTCCTCCCTTCCCATCTATGGAAGCCATCGCTACTACCTCGCCCGAGCGCGGCGCCGGCGGCTTGGAGCGCCTGCGAAGCTGGACGTACGCTTTCGTGGAGGCGGACGTGGAAGGCGGGCGCGCCTACGACCTGACCATCATCTGGCTCATCTGCCTCAACGCGCTGGCGATGATCCTGGAGACGGTGAAGCCGGCGAGCGCCGCGTACGGAGGCTTCTTCCGCTCCTTCGAGATCTTCACCGTGGCGGTCTTCACGGCCGACTACCTTCTGCGGCTCTGGGCGTGCACGCTGCGGACGGGCTTCGAGGGGGCGCTGCGCGGGCGGCTTCGCTTCGCGCTCACGCCCATGGCACTGGTGGACCTCGTGTCGGTGCTCCCGTTCTTTCTCCCCCTGCTGGGCGTGGACGTGCGGCTCGTTCGCGCCATGCGCACGCTGCGGCTGCTGCGGCTGGTGAAGCTCACCCGCTACTCGCACGCTCTGCAGATGGTGGGGCGGGTGCTCCGCAGCAAGGGCGAGGAGCTGCTGACCACCTTCCTGCTGGGCGGCGTGCTGCTGCTCATCTCCTCGTCGCTCATGTACTTCGCGGAGGGCGAAGCCCAGCCGGACAAGTTCTCCAGCATCCCCGCTACCATGTGGTGGGGGATCGTGACGCTGACGACGGTGGGGTACGGCGACGTCTTTCCCGTGACGACGATGGGGAAGCTGCTGAGCGCCGTCATCTCGGTGCTGGGGATCGGGATCGTCGCGCTTCCCACCGGCATCCTGGGCGCCGCCTTCGTCGAGGAGATGCAGGCGCGCAAGGAGCGCGAGCGGACCGGGCACGACGTCCCGGCCGTCCTCTGCACCCGCTGCGGAACGGAGGTCGAGAGCCAGGCCGCCACGCACCCCCACGAAGCGGGGTGACGAGCAGCCGAGGGCCCGAATTCGAACTCCAACTGCGAGACAAGCGAAAGGCCCCGGGCGACGAACCGCCCGGGGCCTTGTGATTTCGAAGAGTCCGGCGGGAACTCGAACGGGGCTCGCTCGGCCGCCGAAGCGGCTGTTACGCTCTACGCGGAGGTGCCTTCACCCGCCTGGTGAGCGTGGCTCCGATTGCCATCATGACGCCCCCCAGAGGAAAGAACGCCGCGCCCAGGACGTTGTTCGTGCGCAGCACGATTCCGCCGGCCGCGAAGAACGCGATTGCCGCGAGGAAGAAGAGGGCGGGTGGGGCAGTTCGGTTGCGCATGGCTCGTCCTGAACGGTTGGAGTCGAAACGGGGACGGCCGACCATACGTTTCCGCCGCGGATCGGTTTCGCGGTGACTTACCTGGCGTGGCCGCCGTACGCTGCACATCCGAGATCAAGCAGACGGACCAGCTCCGTATCACCGCGCGGATGGGCTCCGTGGTGCGAATCGCGGTGCGCATGTGACGATGTCTGGCTCCCCGCGTTCCCGCTCGAGCCCGGGCGACATCGCACGGACTGCGGGGGCCTGTCG from Longimicrobiaceae bacterium carries:
- a CDS encoding ion transporter, coding for MEAIATTSPERGAGGLERLRSWTYAFVEADVEGGRAYDLTIIWLICLNALAMILETVKPASAAYGGFFRSFEIFTVAVFTADYLLRLWACTLRTGFEGALRGRLRFALTPMALVDLVSVLPFFLPLLGVDVRLVRAMRTLRLLRLVKLTRYSHALQMVGRVLRSKGEELLTTFLLGGVLLLISSSLMYFAEGEAQPDKFSSIPATMWWGIVTLTTVGYGDVFPVTTMGKLLSAVISVLGIGIVALPTGILGAAFVEEMQARKERERTGHDVPAVLCTRCGTEVESQAATHPHEAG